Part of the Pseudomonas lijiangensis genome is shown below.
TCGCGGATGAATCCGCTCCTGCGCGAATCGTGTGGGAGCGACTTCAGTCGCGAAAACTCACGCCTGCACTCCTCATTCGGTTTTCCGAACAGCCCGTTATCCGGAGTTCGGAAAACCGGACACAAAAAACTCGTCACATCCCCTCGAATCCCTATCAAACCCAATAAAATCAAATGCTTGGTCGAACACCAAGTCCTTGGCACGACTCCTGCTCTACACCTTTCGTCGATCGCTTCAACTGTCGCGTGTGTCTAGCCCGGACGCGGTTGAAGCATTCACTGAGAAATCTTAATAAAAACGAATTCGAGGATTCATCGATGCGTATCGTTCCCCAACTGTTGGGCGCAGCAATCGCTGCCACTCTGATCAGCACTCCAGTTCTCGCAGAAGAATTGACCGGCACACTGAAGAAGATCAAAGAATCAGGCACCATCACCCTCGGTCACCGTGACGCGTCCATCCCGTTTTCCTACATTGCCGATGCTTCCGGCATCCCGGTTGGCTACTCCCACGATATCCAGCTGAAAATCGTTGAAGCCATCAAGAAAGAACTCGACCTCCCTGACCTGAAGGTCAAGTACAACCTGGTCACGTCCCAGACCCGTATCCCGCTGGTTCAGAACGGCACCGTTGACGTGGAATGTGGTTCCACCACCAACAACGTCGAGCGCCAGCAGCAAGTGGACTTCTCGGTCGGCATCTTCGAGATCGGTACCCGCCTGCTGTCCAAGGTTGATTCGTCCTACAAGGACTTCGACGACCTGAAAGGCAAGAACGTCGTGACCACCGCCGGCACCACGTCCGAGCGCATCCTCAAGGCGATGAACGCCGACAAGCAGATGGGCATGAACGTGATCTCCGCCAAGGACCACGGTGAGTCCTTCCAGATGCTGGAATCGGGCCGTGCAGTCGCCTTCATGATGGACGACGCACTGCTGGCTGGCGAAATGGCCAAGGCCAAGAAACCCACCGACTGGGCTGTGACCGGCACGCCACAATCCTATGAAATCTACGGCTGCATGGTTCGCAAAGGCGACGCACCGTTCAAGAAAGCGGTCGATGACGCCATCGTCGCCACTTACAAGTCCGGCGAAATCAACACGATCTACAACAAGTGGTTCCAGTCGCCGATTCCACCAAAAGGCCTGAACCTGCAGTTCCCGATGAGCGACGAGCTGAAAAAGCTGATCGCCGAGCCGAACGACAAGGCTGCCGAAGCCAAGAAAATCTGAGTCACCGACACACCGTGAACCTACGGTTTTCCGAACGGGCCGCAGCCTGTTCGGGAAACCGCTCATCACTCACTGTACCCAGACGATAAGCGCCAGGACGGAGTCCGAAGGCGGGTCTGGTGTGCATAAGGGCTCGAACGGATTCATGCGAGACGGGTGCGTGCATTTCGACAACAAGAGGGGGAGACCCTGATGAATTACAACTGGGACTGGGGCGTATTCTTCAAGTCCACCGGTGTCGGCAGCGAAACCTATCTGGACTGGTTCATTTCCGGTCTGGGCTGGACCATCGCCATTGCCGTAGCCGCCTGGATCATCGCCTTGATACTGGGTTCCATACTCGGTGTCATGCGTACCGTGCCAAGCCGTCTGGTAGCTGGCATCGCCACGATCTACGTGGAAATCTTCCGTAACGTGCCACTGCTGGTGCAGCTGTTCATCTGGTACTTCCTGGTACCTGATCTGCTGCCTGAAAATCTTCAGGAGTGGTACAAGCAAGACCTCAACCCGACGACGTCCGCCTTCCTGAGCGTCGTGGTCTGCCTGGGTCTGTTCACCGCCGCACGGGTTTGCGAACAAGTGCGTACCGGTATCGAAGCCCTGCCAAAAGGCCAGGAATCCGCGGCTCGCGCCATGGGTTTCAAACTGCCGCAGATCTACTGGAACGTCCTGCTGCCCCAGGCTTACCGGATCATCATTCCGCCACTTACCTCCGAATTCCTGAACGTGTTCAAGAACTCTTCGGTGGCGTCGCTGATCGGCCTGATGGAGCTGCTGGCGCAAACCAAGCAGACCGCCGAGTTCTCCGCGAACCTGTTTGAAGCCTTCACCCTGGCGACACTGATCTACTTCACCCTGAACATGAGCCTGATGTTGCTGATGCGCCTGATCGAGAAGAAAGTCGCAGTGCCGGGCCTGATTTCCCTGGGGGGTAAATAATGGACTTCAGTGGAATCGTTCCAGCCCTTCCGGGCCTCTGGAACGGCATGGTCATGACCCTGCAACTGATGGCCCTGGGCATCGTCGGCGGTCTCGTCATCGGTACCATCCTGGCCTTGATGCGCCTGTCATCGAACAAGCTGCTGGCTAACATAGCGGGCGCTTACGTCAACTACTTCCGTTCGATCCCGCTGCTGCTGGTCATCACCTGGTTCTACCTGGCGGTGCCGTTCGTGCTGCGCTGGATAACCGGTGAAGACACACCGATCGGTGCATTCACCTCTTGCGTCGTGGCGTTCATGATGTTCGAGGCCGCGTACTTCTGCGAAATCGTGCGTGCCGGTGTGCAGTCCATCTCCAAGGGTCAGATGGGTGCCGCCAAGGCCCTGGGCATGACCTACGGGCAAATGATGCGCCTGATCATCCTGCCTCAGGCGTTTCGCAAGATGACTCCGCTGTTGCTGCAACAGAGCATCATTCTGTTCCAGGACACGTCTCTGGTTTACACGGTCGGTCTGGTGGATTTCCTCAATGCCTCGCGCGCCAGTGGCGACATTATCGGTCGCGCCAATGAGTTCCTGATCATCGCCGGTGTGGTGTATTTCACGATCAGCTTTGCCGCCTCGTTGCTGGTGAAGCGTCTGCAAAAAAGGTTTGCCATATGATTTCCATCAAGAACGTCAACAAGTGGTATGGGGACTTCCAGGTACTGACCGATTGCAGCACCGAGGTCAGCAAGGGTGAAGTGGTCGTGGTCTGCGGTCCGTCCGGCTCCGGCAAATCGACCCTGATCAAATGCGTGAACGCCCTGGAGCCTTTCCAGAAAGGCGACATCGTGGTCGACGGCACTTCGATCTCCGATCCGAAGACCGACCTGCCGAAACTCCGTTCGCGGGTCGGCATGGTGTTCCAGCATTTCGAGCTGTTCCCGCACCTGAGCATCGTGGAAAACCTGACCATCGCGCAGATCAAGGTCCTGGGCCGCAGCAAGGCCGAAGCCACCGAGAAAGGCCTGAAGCTGCTGGATCGCGTGGGTCTTTCTGCACACGCCCACAAGCATCCGGGTCAGCTTTCCGGTGGTCAGCAGCAGCGTGTGGCGATTGCCCGCGCCCTGGCGATGGACCCGGTGGTCATGCTGTTCGACGAACCGACCTCCGCCCTCGACCCGGAAATGGTCAACGAAGTGCTCGACGTGATGGTTCAACTGGCTCACGAAGGCATGACCATGATGTGCGTGACCCACGAAATGGGCTTCGCCCGCAAAGTGGCCAACCGCGTGATCTTCATGGACAAGGGCCAGATCGTCGAAGACTGCGCCAAGGAAGAGTTTTTCGGTGATGTGAGCGCACGTTCCGAGCGTGCCCAGCAGTTCCTCGCCAAGATCCTCCAGCACTAGGAAATACCGTTCGCTACCCTGCCCCGCCTCCCGGGGTATGGGTAGCTGTTCGGCTCAGGACGACTGTGATGAAATGCGACCCTCATATCTATAGCGCTGCGCCGCCATCACTCGCCGTGAAACCCCGTCTGATACGCCAACTGTTTCTGCCTCCGCTGATCCTGCTGCTGATGATCGGCCTGGGCTATATCGCTTATCTGTTCAGCGAGACCCACGGCATCAAGAGCCTCAGCGAAAATGGCGAACGCCAGCTGGAGCTGCATGCTCGTACGGTCGAAAGTGAAATCAACAAGTACACCTATCTGCCCAGCGTCCTGGAGCTTGAATCCAGCGTTTCGCAACTCCTGAAAAATCCGACTCCCGACCTGCAGGGCAAGGTCAACAGTTACCTCGAAGGCCTCAACCGCCGCAGCCGCAGCCGCGCCATTTATGTCATGGACACCACCGGGCGAGTACTGGCCACCAGCAACTGGCGCGATGCCGACAGTTACCAGGGCGAAGACCTATCGTTCCGTGCCTATTTTCAGGATGCGGTGCGTGGCTTGCCCGGCCGCTTCTACGGGATCGGCACCACCGTGGGCGAATCCGGTTATTACCTGGCTCACGGGCTGGAAGAAAGAGGCCGGATCATTGGTGTAGCCGTCATCAAGGTTCGCCTCGAAGCTCTGGAGGAACGCTGGCAACGGGCGCGCATGGAAGCCTTTGTCAGTGATGAGAACGGCATCATCATCCTGTCCAGCGACCCGGCCCGTCGTCTGAAGTCGGTGCGCCCGCTGAACCCCACCATCAAGGAACGCCTGGCGCGCAGCCTGCAATATTACTGGTGGCCGCTGAACGAACTGGTGCCACTGGAACGCGAAACCCTGGCCGAAGGTGTCGAAAAGCTCACCTTCCCGGCCAATGTCAGCGTCGACCGAGAACACACTCAAGTCAGCTATCTGGCCCAGACCCGCCAGTTGAACGATACCCCTTGGCACCTGACACTGCTGACGCCGCTTGAAGACCTGCGCCGCGAAGCCGCCAGCCAGGGCATGCTGGTCGCCGTGGCCTGTGCGCTGGTGGCCTTTCTACTGATTGCCTGGAACGAGCGTCGCAAGGTGATTTCCACCCGGCTTGCGGCCCGTGAAGCCTTGCAGGCCGCCAACGACGAACTGGAACGCAAGATCGCCGAGCGCACCGAGCATTTGCGTGCCAGCAACGAACGTCTCAAGGCGCAGATCCGTGAACGCCGACAGGCTGAAGACACCCTGCGCAAGGCTCAGGACGAACTGGTTCAGGCCGGCAAGCTGGCGGCTATCGGTCAGATGTCCACCAGCATCGCCCACGAACTCAATCAGCCGCTGGCGGCATTGCGCACCTTGTCCGGCAACACCGTTCGCTTCCTTGAACGTGGTGCTCTGGACACTGCCAGCACCAACCTGCGCACCATCAACGATCTGGTGGACCGCATGGGCCGCATCACTGCCAGCCTGAGGGCCTTTGCCCGACGCGGCAACGATCAGGGTCAGGCGCAACTGCGCAAGGCCGTGGACGCCGCCTTGCAGTTGTTGAGCGCCAGGCTCGAAAACGTTTCCCTGAACCTGCATCAGGACTTCACCGATGCCGGACTGGGAATCGACCAGACACGGCTGGAGCAGATTCTGGTCAACCTGATCGGCAATGCCCTGGACGCGATGCATGCCCAGCCGCATCCCGAATTGTGGCTTGAAGGCGAGATTGTCGAAGATCGCTATCGCCTGCGCGTGCGCGACAACGGCCATGGCATCGACGACGAAGCCCGCAAGCATCTGTTCGAACCGTTTTTCACCACCAAACCCGGTGAACAGGGCCTGGGGCTCGGCCTGACCCTTTCCGCCAGCCTTGCGGCTGCGGCTGGTGGCAGCCTGAGTGCAGAGTATCCGGCAGGCGGCACAACCTTCGTGTTGTGGCTGCCACTGGCCAAGGATGAGGAAGCTGATTCATGAGTAACTCCAAAATGAACACTGATCTGACTGTACTCATCGTCGAAGACGATCCCCATGTGTTGCTCGGCTGCCAGCAGGCGCTGGCGCTGGAAGACATTACCTGCGAAGGCGTATCCAGTGCCGAAGAGGCTCTGGCGCGCATCGGTGACAACTTTGCCGGAATCGTCATCAGTGACATCCGTCTGCCGGGTATCGACGGGCTGGAGCTGCTGACCCGCCTCAAGGCTCGCGACAGCAGCCTGCCCGTGGTGCTGATTACCGGGCATGGCGATATCTCCATGGCGGTCAATGCCATGCGCGACGGCGCCTATGATTTCATGGAAAAACCCTTCTCGCCGGAGCGACTGGTGGATGTTGCACGCCGCGCCCTTGAACAGCGCGGGCTGGCCCGGGAAGTCTGGGCGCTTCGCAAGCAACTGGCCGAACGCAACTCGCTGGAAGGCAAGATCATCGGCCGCTCACCGGCCATGCAGAACCTGCGTGCGCTGATCGCCAACATTGCCGACACCTCGGCGAATGTGCTGATCGAAGGCGAAACCGGCACCGGCAAGGAACTGGTCGCTCGCTGCCTGCATGACTTCAGTCGTCGCACCAGGAATCAGTTCGTGGCCCTGAACTGCGGCGGGCTGGCGGAGAGCCTGTTCGAGTCGGAAATCTTCGGTCACGAAGCCAATGCCTTCACGGGTGCCGGCAAGCGCCGGATCGGCAAGATCGAACATGCGCACAACGGCACGCTGTTCCTCGATGAAGTGGAAAGCATGCCGATCAATCTGCAGATCAAGCTGTTGCGGGTCTTGCAGGAGCGCACTCTGGAGCGCCTTGGGTCCAACCAGAATGTCGAGGTGGATTGCCGGGTGATCGCAGCAACCAAGTCCGACCTCAATGAGTTGAGCAAGGCCAACCAGTTCCGCAGCGACCTGTATTACCGCCTCAATGTGGTGACCCTTGAGCTGCCGCCTCTGCGCGAACGGCGCGAAGACATCCTGCAATTGTTCGAGCACTTCTTGCAGCTGTCTTCACTGCGCTTCGACCGCGAGCCGCCGCAACTGGACCGGCAGACGGCATCGACCCTGATGAGCCATGACTGGCCGGGTAACGTGCGCGAGCTGCGTAACGTAGCCGAACGTTATGCGCTGGGGTTGCCGGTGTTCAAGAAATCCGATCAGGCCGAAAGTCAGAGCCTGGGTTTTGCCGAAGCGGTGGAAGCCTTCGAGCGCAACCTGCTGCGCGAAGCCCTGCAACGCAGCGGTGGCAACCTCAGCCAGGCCAGTCAGGAACTGAGCATGGCCAAGACCACGCTGTTCGACAAGGTCAAGAAATACGGGCTGCAAGCCTGAAATCGCAAGGGAAGAAATCGTGGATCTGTTACTCAAGGCCCTGCTGGGCGCAGCCGTTGTCGTGATCCTGGCCGCACTGGCCAAAACCCGCAATTACTACATTGCAGGCCTGGTGCCGTTGTTCCCGACCTTTGCGCTGATTGCCCATTACATCGTCGGCAAGGGCCGCTCTCTGGATGACCTGAAAACCACCATCCTGTTCGGCATGTGGTCGATCATCCCCTACTTCGTCTATCTGGCGGCCTTGTACCTGCTGGTAGACCGCTGGCGCCTGGAAGTCTCACTGGCACTGGCCGCAGCGGCCTGGCTGGTGGCCGCCACGCTGCTGGTGACGTTATGGGTGCGGTTTCACGGGTGATGTCAGCGGCTGCCCGGCTACACACCCCTGGTAGGAGCGAATTCATTCGCGAGAGGTCATTGAAGGCGAGAGATTTCTTCAGCTTCGCGGGCCATCGCGAATAAATTCGCTCCAACTGTGATTAGCGCCGCTTGCTGCGCTCGTAAGCGGCCAGAACGGTGCGTTCCGATTGCACCAGATAGCTTTCGAGCATCACGGTCGCTTCCTCTACACGCCCTTCTTCGACGCAGCGCAGGATCGCCGCGTTCATGTCCAGATAAGGCACATGCAGGAATTCAGGATCGTCGAGCAACCCGAAGGCCAGTCGCAGTTCGGCTGATATCTGCCCGTAGAACACCACCAGTCGCGGGCTGTCGGCCAGTTCGACAATCGCCCTGTGAAACATCATGTTGGCAGTACCCACCGCCACCCAGTCCCTGGCTTCCCTGGCACGCATGCCGGCCTCGACCGCTTCACGCATCTTCAAGGCCCCAGGGTGCAGCGGAAAGCCCTGAGCGATGGCCTTGCACTCGATAAAGCGGCGTACGCGATAGATGTCGATGATCGACGCCATATCAGGCTCGGCAACGGTCACCCCACGATTGGGTTCGTGCTTGAGCAATCCTTCGCGGGTCAGGACCCTGAACGCTTCTCTCAAGGTGTTACGGGAAATCTGCAGGCTTTCGGCCAGTGCCGCTTCGGACAGGCGCTGGCCGGGAACCAGCTCGCCTTCAACCAGCATTCTGCGGATTTCCTGGGTGATGGTTTCTCCCAACGTGCGAGGAAGGGAGGGAGAAGCGTCGTTCATGAGCAATCCAGAATGAGAAAAACCGCCAGATGTTCCCTGAGAGCTTAGTGCGTGGCAAGGCACAAGCGTGCTGCGTGCTTCATTAAGTAGCGTCCATGAGTGAAAGGGTAACAATATGGTGCAAATGACTCACTCATAGAGATATGATTGTTCAACAATGCATTCGCTATATACCTACATCTCAGCGGTATTGAATGAGGCTTGGCACGCTCATTGCTCAAGCAAGATACCTCTCACTGTAGGAATCAGGCCGTGACACAGACCACTAAAGAGTTTACAAAAGCGCGGCGCGCTTCTTTGATCGCCGCCATTTTCATGATGGCCACGTCAGCTATAGGGCCAGGCTTCCTGACCCAGACGGCGACGTTCACTGCAACTCTGGGAGCGGCGTTTGCCTTCGGCATCCTGGCCTCGATCCTGATCGACTTTGTCGTTCAACTGAACGTCTGGCGAATCGTGACACTGACCAAAATGCGCGCGGCCGATCTGGCCAACGCGGCCATTCCGGGGAGCGGGTACCTGCTGTCGGTACTGGTGATCTGCGGTGGTCTGGTTTTCATGCTGGGTAACATTGCCGGTGCGGGCCTGGGTCTGAATGCCTTGACCGGTCTCGATCCCAAATGGGGCGGCTTGTTGAGCGCTATGCTCGCCATCGGGATCTTCTCGTCCCATCGGGCGGGCGTTGCCATGGACCGCATCATGATCGTGCTGGGGCTGCTGAAAGTGGGCCTGATCCTTTTCGCAGCCTTCGCAACCCATCCACCGCTGGGCGAAGCACTGCGTCAAACGGTCTTGCCCGATCTGATCGACTTCGCCTCCATCACCACCATCGTGGGTGGCACTGTCGGCGGCTACATCACCTATGCAGGTGCTCACCGCCTGCTCGATCGCGGCACCGTGGGTGTGGAAAACATTGAAGCGGTATCCCGTGCTGCGCTGACAGGCATTCTGGTCACCGGCATTGCCCGTTACGTCCTGTTTCTGGCTATCCTCGGGGTAGTTGCCAGTGGCGTCGTGATCGACGTGTCGGGCAAAGGCGCAAACCCTGCTGCCCAGGCCTTCCATGCGGCGGCAGGTGATATCGGCATGATGATGTTTGGTCTGGTGCTGTGGGCTGCGGGTATCAGCAGTGTGATTGGTGCGTCTTATACGACGATGTCCTTCACCACCGTGTTCTCGAAACGAATTACCGAGCGTGTCCGCAACCTGGCTACCGTCGGTTTCATTGTCATCACTCTGTCGGTGTATATGGTGTTGGGTAAACCACCGGCAGCGCTGCTGGTGTTCGCGGGCGGCTTCAACGGTCTGATTCTGCCGCTGGGCCTGAGCATATTCATGTACGTGGGCTGGCGCCGTTCGGACCTGATGGACGGCTATCACTACCCGCGCTGGCTGCTGATTCTGGGTGTGCTGACCTGTCTGCTGTCGTGGTTCATGGCCTACAAGTCGGCAGGTGCCATCTTTGCCTTCATCAGCGCGGCCTGATTTCAACGGAGATAATTTAGATGCGTGCAATTGACCTCAACAGCGACCTGGGCGAAAGCTTCGGCGCATGGAGCATGGGTGACGATGCGGCGGTTCTCGAAATCGTCAGCAGTGCCAACGTCGCCTGCGGCTTTCACGCCGGTGACCCGACCGGAATCCTGCGAACCCTGGAAGCGGCAGCCGCCCGTGGCGTTGCCATCGGTGCCCATGTGGCCTACCCGGACCTGGTGGGTTTCGGGCGACGCAACATGGACGTACCTTCCGACCAGTTGACCGCCGATGTGATCTATCAGATCGGCGCGTTGCAGGGCCTGGCCCGCAGCGTCGGCACCAGGGTGAGTTACGTCAAACCCCATGGCGCGCTGTACAACACCATTGCCGGCGATCAACGTCAGGCGGCGGCGGTTATCCAGGCGTTGCTGCGCATCGATCCCCAGTTGAAGCTGGTGTGCCTGGCCAATTCCCCACTGATCGGCTGGGCCACTGAAGCGGGCCTGTCCTGTGTGGCCGAGGCCTTTGCCGACCGTGCCTATACCGCCGAAGGCACGCTGGTATCGCGCTCGAAGCCGGGCGCCGTGCTGCACGACCCCGAACTGATCGCCCAGCGCATGTTGCGTCTGGTGCGTGATGGCGTCATCGAGGCCGAGAACGGCAGCCTGATCAATCTGCAAGCGGATTCGATCTGTGTACACGGCGACAACCAGGACGCGGTCGCCATCGCCCGCAACCTGAAAAACAGTCTGCTTGAAGCAGGCGTCACTATCCGCGCATTTACCTGAGGTGGACCATGCGTTTCTATCCGGTCAGCCTGGACGCACTCCTGGTTGAATTGGCGAATCTGGACGAGACTCTCGCCCTGTTCGATTCGCTACAGCAGGAGCCCATTGTCGGTGTGGGAGAGATCATTCCCGCCGCACGCACTGTGCTCGTGAGCTTTCGTCCCGCATCCATCAGCCGTGAGGTGCTGGCGGCAAAGATCGCTTCGCTCAATGTCCACGGTAAGGTTCGCGAAGCCGGCAAGCTGATCGAGATTCCCGTGCATTACAACGGCGAAGACCTGGCCGATGTGGCCCGTGAACTGGACATCAGTGTCGAGGAAGTGATCAAGCGCCACACCGGCAGCGATTACGATGTGGCCTTCTGCGGCTTTGCGCCGGGCTTTGCCTACCTGAGCGGCGGTGCCGGTTTCCAGGTGCCACGCCGCAGTACGCCGCGCACTCGCATTCCGGCAGGCGCCGTGGCGCTGGCGGGAGGATTCAGCGGCGTCTATCCACAGGCCAGTCCTGGCGGCTGGCAGATCATCGGCGTGACCGAGTCGAAAATGTGGGACCTGGGACGGGATGAGCCGGCCTTGTTGCAGCCGGGCTATCGCGTGCGTTTTTGCGATGCCGGCCCACTGCCTGTCACCAGCGTTTCGGTGGCTGCGCCAAGCCGTCCGGCAGCGTCACCCGTGACAGGAGACGCTCTGGAGATTCTCTCGCCCGGCCTGCAAACCCTGTTTCAGGACCTCGGTCGCCATGGCCGCGCCGGCCAGGGCGTATCGGCTTCCGGCACCATGGACCGGGGATCGCTGCGCGCTGCCAACCGCGCAGTGGGTAACGATCCGGGCAGTGCCTGCCTGGAAATCCTCATGGGCGGCCTGAGCTTTATCAGTCATGGCCCGTCGGTGATCGCCATCACCGGCTCCACTGCTGCGATAGAAGTGCATACCGCTGAAGGTCAATTGTTGCGCCCCGCGCTCTACACGCCGTTTGCCTTGCAGGACGGTGATCGGGTCAGCATCGACGCGCCCACTGCGGGGCTGCGCAACTATCTGGCGATTCGTGGCGGCTTTACCCATGAACCGGTGCTGGGCAGCCTGTCCACCGACACCCTGGCTCAGGTCGGCCCTGCGCCGCTGGCGACAGGTGACCGTATCGGCTTCAGACAGAGAATCGGCGGGCCTGCGGTATCGGTCACCGAGCAACCGGCGTTCGACATGCCACGCGCCGATCAGGTCATCACTCTGGATGTGGTCATGGGCCCGCGCAGTGACTGGTTCACTCCGCAAGCCCAGGCATTGCTGGCTGAACAGACCTGGCGGGTAACGCCACAGTCGAACCGCATCGGCATTCGACTGGCGGGTGACCATTCGCTGGAACGTGTCATTGAAGGTGAGTTGCCCAGCGAAGGCACCACCGTCGGCGCCATCCAGGTTCCACCCAGCGGACAACCCGTGC
Proteins encoded:
- a CDS encoding GlpM family protein codes for the protein MDLLLKALLGAAVVVILAALAKTRNYYIAGLVPLFPTFALIAHYIVGKGRSLDDLKTTILFGMWSIIPYFVYLAALYLLVDRWRLEVSLALAAAAWLVAATLLVTLWVRFHG
- a CDS encoding glutamate/aspartate ABC transporter substrate-binding protein yields the protein MRIVPQLLGAAIAATLISTPVLAEELTGTLKKIKESGTITLGHRDASIPFSYIADASGIPVGYSHDIQLKIVEAIKKELDLPDLKVKYNLVTSQTRIPLVQNGTVDVECGSTTNNVERQQQVDFSVGIFEIGTRLLSKVDSSYKDFDDLKGKNVVTTAGTTSERILKAMNADKQMGMNVISAKDHGESFQMLESGRAVAFMMDDALLAGEMAKAKKPTDWAVTGTPQSYEIYGCMVRKGDAPFKKAVDDAIVATYKSGEINTIYNKWFQSPIPPKGLNLQFPMSDELKKLIAEPNDKAAEAKKI
- the aauR gene encoding two-component response regulator AauR, translating into MNTDLTVLIVEDDPHVLLGCQQALALEDITCEGVSSAEEALARIGDNFAGIVISDIRLPGIDGLELLTRLKARDSSLPVVLITGHGDISMAVNAMRDGAYDFMEKPFSPERLVDVARRALEQRGLAREVWALRKQLAERNSLEGKIIGRSPAMQNLRALIANIADTSANVLIEGETGTGKELVARCLHDFSRRTRNQFVALNCGGLAESLFESEIFGHEANAFTGAGKRRIGKIEHAHNGTLFLDEVESMPINLQIKLLRVLQERTLERLGSNQNVEVDCRVIAATKSDLNELSKANQFRSDLYYRLNVVTLELPPLRERREDILQLFEHFLQLSSLRFDREPPQLDRQTASTLMSHDWPGNVRELRNVAERYALGLPVFKKSDQAESQSLGFAEAVEAFERNLLREALQRSGGNLSQASQELSMAKTTLFDKVKKYGLQA
- a CDS encoding amino acid ABC transporter permease; protein product: MNYNWDWGVFFKSTGVGSETYLDWFISGLGWTIAIAVAAWIIALILGSILGVMRTVPSRLVAGIATIYVEIFRNVPLLVQLFIWYFLVPDLLPENLQEWYKQDLNPTTSAFLSVVVCLGLFTAARVCEQVRTGIEALPKGQESAARAMGFKLPQIYWNVLLPQAYRIIIPPLTSEFLNVFKNSSVASLIGLMELLAQTKQTAEFSANLFEAFTLATLIYFTLNMSLMLLMRLIEKKVAVPGLISLGGK
- the aauS gene encoding two-component sensor histidine kinase AauS, producing MKCDPHIYSAAPPSLAVKPRLIRQLFLPPLILLLMIGLGYIAYLFSETHGIKSLSENGERQLELHARTVESEINKYTYLPSVLELESSVSQLLKNPTPDLQGKVNSYLEGLNRRSRSRAIYVMDTTGRVLATSNWRDADSYQGEDLSFRAYFQDAVRGLPGRFYGIGTTVGESGYYLAHGLEERGRIIGVAVIKVRLEALEERWQRARMEAFVSDENGIIILSSDPARRLKSVRPLNPTIKERLARSLQYYWWPLNELVPLERETLAEGVEKLTFPANVSVDREHTQVSYLAQTRQLNDTPWHLTLLTPLEDLRREAASQGMLVAVACALVAFLLIAWNERRKVISTRLAAREALQAANDELERKIAERTEHLRASNERLKAQIRERRQAEDTLRKAQDELVQAGKLAAIGQMSTSIAHELNQPLAALRTLSGNTVRFLERGALDTASTNLRTINDLVDRMGRITASLRAFARRGNDQGQAQLRKAVDAALQLLSARLENVSLNLHQDFTDAGLGIDQTRLEQILVNLIGNALDAMHAQPHPELWLEGEIVEDRYRLRVRDNGHGIDDEARKHLFEPFFTTKPGEQGLGLGLTLSASLAAAAGGSLSAEYPAGGTTFVLWLPLAKDEEADS
- a CDS encoding LamB/YcsF family protein, with the translated sequence MRAIDLNSDLGESFGAWSMGDDAAVLEIVSSANVACGFHAGDPTGILRTLEAAAARGVAIGAHVAYPDLVGFGRRNMDVPSDQLTADVIYQIGALQGLARSVGTRVSYVKPHGALYNTIAGDQRQAAAVIQALLRIDPQLKLVCLANSPLIGWATEAGLSCVAEAFADRAYTAEGTLVSRSKPGAVLHDPELIAQRMLRLVRDGVIEAENGSLINLQADSICVHGDNQDAVAIARNLKNSLLEAGVTIRAFT
- a CDS encoding amino acid ABC transporter permease, whose translation is MMDFSGIVPALPGLWNGMVMTLQLMALGIVGGLVIGTILALMRLSSNKLLANIAGAYVNYFRSIPLLLVITWFYLAVPFVLRWITGEDTPIGAFTSCVVAFMMFEAAYFCEIVRAGVQSISKGQMGAAKALGMTYGQMMRLIILPQAFRKMTPLLLQQSIILFQDTSLVYTVGLVDFLNASRASGDIIGRANEFLIIAGVVYFTISFAASLLVKRLQKRFAI
- a CDS encoding amino acid ABC transporter ATP-binding protein, whose protein sequence is MISIKNVNKWYGDFQVLTDCSTEVSKGEVVVVCGPSGSGKSTLIKCVNALEPFQKGDIVVDGTSISDPKTDLPKLRSRVGMVFQHFELFPHLSIVENLTIAQIKVLGRSKAEATEKGLKLLDRVGLSAHAHKHPGQLSGGQQQRVAIARALAMDPVVMLFDEPTSALDPEMVNEVLDVMVQLAHEGMTMMCVTHEMGFARKVANRVIFMDKGQIVEDCAKEEFFGDVSARSERAQQFLAKILQH
- a CDS encoding NRAMP family divalent metal transporter gives rise to the protein MTQTTKEFTKARRASLIAAIFMMATSAIGPGFLTQTATFTATLGAAFAFGILASILIDFVVQLNVWRIVTLTKMRAADLANAAIPGSGYLLSVLVICGGLVFMLGNIAGAGLGLNALTGLDPKWGGLLSAMLAIGIFSSHRAGVAMDRIMIVLGLLKVGLILFAAFATHPPLGEALRQTVLPDLIDFASITTIVGGTVGGYITYAGAHRLLDRGTVGVENIEAVSRAALTGILVTGIARYVLFLAILGVVASGVVIDVSGKGANPAAQAFHAAAGDIGMMMFGLVLWAAGISSVIGASYTTMSFTTVFSKRITERVRNLATVGFIVITLSVYMVLGKPPAALLVFAGGFNGLILPLGLSIFMYVGWRRSDLMDGYHYPRWLLILGVLTCLLSWFMAYKSAGAIFAFISAA
- a CDS encoding GntR family transcriptional regulator, with the translated sequence MNDASPSLPRTLGETITQEIRRMLVEGELVPGQRLSEAALAESLQISRNTLREAFRVLTREGLLKHEPNRGVTVAEPDMASIIDIYRVRRFIECKAIAQGFPLHPGALKMREAVEAGMRAREARDWVAVGTANMMFHRAIVELADSPRLVVFYGQISAELRLAFGLLDDPEFLHVPYLDMNAAILRCVEEGRVEEATVMLESYLVQSERTVLAAYERSKRR